In one Accipiter gentilis chromosome 4, bAccGen1.1, whole genome shotgun sequence genomic region, the following are encoded:
- the ASB4 gene encoding ankyrin repeat and SOCS box protein 4 yields the protein MDLEETHKEGENTEGKITRAAAAKLAKKAFLEALKSNDFETLEELLSQKKIDVDTVFEVEDENLILASYKQGYWLPSYKLKISWATGLHLAVMYGHLESLSVLLNHKATINCRPNGKAAIHVACEMANVECLKILCNHGAKLNCFSMSGQAPLHFCTTRTSMPCAQQLVWRGANVNIKTNNQDEETPLHLVARLGIPELVAFYVEQGAHVDALNAYMETPLACAAYWALHYKDQIYSPDHHLICRMLLDYKAEVNTRDEDFKSPLHKAAWNCDHVLLHMLLEAGAEANVMDVNGCAPLQYIIKVTSVRPAAQPDICYQLLLNHGAARIYPLQFHKVLQACHSHPRAVEVVVNTYKHIKSTSKWKAAIPDDVFERHQDFYDSLFTVCSNSPRSLMHLCRCAIRAILSERCHRGVPLLSIPLSMKKYLLLEPEGILY from the exons atggaTCTCGAGGAGACACACAAAGAGGGCGAGAATACGGAGGGGAAAATTACTCGAGCTGCAGCTGCAAAGTTGGCGAAAAAGGCTTTTCTTGAAGCCCTGAAGTCCAATGActttgaaacactggaagagctCTTGAGCCAAAAGAAAATAGACGTGGACACAGTGTTTGAAGTGGAAGATGAAAACCTGATTCTGGCATCCTACAAACAAG GGTACTGGCTGCCTagctacaaattaaaaatatcctGGGCAACTGGACTTCATCTAGCTGTCATGTATGGACATCTGGAGAGTCTTTCGGTCCTCCTCAATCACAAAGCTACAATCAACTGCCGGCCCAACGGTAAAGCTGCAATCCACGTAGCGTGTGAAATGGCAAATGTTGAGTGTCTCAAGATCCTCTGCAACCACGGAGCTAAGCTGAACTGCTTTTCAATGAGTGGACAAGCGCCTTTGCACTTCTGTACGACACGAACCTCCATGCCTTGTGCCCAGCAGCTGGTTTGGAGAG GAGCAAATGtgaacataaaaacaaacaaccaagatGAGGAGACTCCTCTGCACCTCGTTGCGCGTTTAGGTATCCCAGAGCTCGTGGCCTTTTACGTGGAACAAGGAGCGCACGTGGATGCTCTCAATGCCTACATGGAGACTCCCCTGGCCTGTGCAGCCTATTGGGCCCTGCACTATAAGGATCAGATATACAGCCCGGATCACCACCTCATCTGTCGGATGCTCTTAGACTATAAAGCTGAAGTGAACACTCGCGATGAGGATTTCAAATCCCCGCTCCACAAAGCTGCCTGGAACTGTGATCACGTCCTGCTGCACatgctgctggaggcaggagcaGAAGCGAACGTCATGGATGTCAACGGCTGTGCACCCCTACAGTACATCATAAAAGTGACATCTGTGCGGCCGGCTGCCCAGCCTGACATCTGCTACCAGCTGCTACTGAATCACGGAGCAGCTAGGATATATCCTCTGCAATTCCACAAG GTGCTACAAGCCTGTCATTCCCACCCAAGAGCTGTGGAGGTTGTTGTCAACACCTACAAACACATCAAGTCAACATCTAAGTGGAAAGCAGCCATACCTGATGACGTCTTTGAG CGGCACCAGGATTTCTATGACTCTTTGTTCACTGTGTGCAGCAATTCACCACGGTCACTCATGCATTTATGCAGATGTGCTATTCGGGCGATATTGTCAGAAAGGTGTCACCGAGGAGTCCCCTTGCTCTCCATCCCCCTGTCCATGAAGAAGTACTTGCTGCTGGAACCAGAAGGAATCCTCTACTGA